Genomic DNA from Mycobacteriales bacterium:
GCCCCATCTGGGACAGCACGAGAACTCGTCCGCCGCCAAACAAGGCGTCTCGGTAGGCGTCGTGCTTCGCTGTGTCGCAGGTCGGTCCGTAGACAGCGGCGAGTGCCTTTTGATCACCGCTGAGAAGGGGAGCCGCGAGCACCATCGCCGCGATCGCGGTGGGTACGTCGTCGGGGTCGCCCAGCGGGTGCGGACGGTCGAGCATCTCGATGCGAGCGAGTTCGTCTCGGGTCAGGAGCTCTCGCGAGAACGACACCTCGTTGATGAGCGGCCTGAGTTTCGAGACCCACGCGGCTCGGTACGCTGGCAGCGGAGTGCCGGTTTCGCGCGCCCACCTGTCCAGGTGCTCCTCGGCTTCGTCGAAAACGTGCTGGGCGGCGAAGAGGTGTAGGAATCCGGTCCTTGCGAGCGTGACCAGGGCTGTGTCATAACCGTTCCGGGCGAGGGCGCGGATCTCGCCACGTAGCCTGTTGGCATCGACTACAACGGGCCTGGCTGGTTGTGCCAGCAGATCGACGCCCGAACGGCTGACGGCGGCATCGCGCAGATACGACTTGATGGCATCGGTCAACAAGTCGTCGAGCGACGGCCGCGGCGGTTCGTGGTCGAGTCGAGTGGCCACAACGAGTACCTCCTAGTCAGCAGCGAGCGTGACAGGAACCACCGACAGAACGCGATGGTCCGTGTACCTGATGGCCGCGCGCCGCCTGGCCCGCTCACAAGTCGCCGGACCGTTCTCGGCTGCCCGGCCCGACGTACGGCGACTCCGTCAGGATGGCTCAAGCCCGAAGTGCCAGCGGTACATCGGAGATCCACTGGTGGTTACCAGCTGCTCGACAAGCCACCCATTCTGGAACTGGAACTGCTCCGCACCCCGGTCCGGGTCCTCGCATGCCGCAGACGGCGGAGACCCGACACAGCTCGTCGTGAGAGCGAAGATCCGGCACAGCAGCAGGAGCGCCTCGGCAAGCAACGTCTCGACCAGGGCCTCAGGTTCGATGCACACGTAGCTTCCGGTCTGGTGTATCCCCCATTTCTCCTTCGGCCGTGCAGACACCCGACGTTGCACTGCTTCCATGAGCCTTGGCACCTCGTCGAATGGGACCGACAGGTGGCGTCTGGAGTGCCTGTGCTGCACCGTGTGCTGTTGCCCGGTGACTCCTCCTCCGTGGATGCAGTTGCGAATCTCAAGGAGCACGCGGAGCACGTCCTGGCCAGGCGAGTGGTCACCGTCGAAGAGAGCGGCGAGCTCAGGCGCACTTCCGCGGAGCCGGTGAAGGAACCCGACCCTCTGCCACTTGGCCTCCCGTCCCTTAGCGACAGGCCGGCAGAGGATGAGGTTGGAGGCGCGGGCAGCAGCATCGAACGCGGCGAGCAGGAAGACAACAAAGCGCTCCAAGGCCTCGGTCTCGTCAAAGGGGCGGCGGTGGCCGCTGCTGAGAGCAACCGCGAGGTCATCACGTGCGAGTAGCGCCTTGAAGAGGCGAGACGACACGGCATCGCCGTGATAGGCGAGGGCGCCATCGGCCGCAAACGACTCCTGGGTCCACAAGGCGCCCCAGTCGCCATGGCCGGGCAGGAGCGCCTCGGTCGCGAGCGACATGTACGACTCCCAGCCCGTACGTTGGTAGGGCGCGACCGGATACTCACGAGCCCTTCGGAGGAGCAGGGCCAGCATCGCAGTGGCCCTCTCCGGTGTCGCGCACAGCACCCCGTCCAGCCATCCGAATCCAACCTTGTTCAGGAGGTACGGCCGCCGTGTGATGAAGAGGTCCGCGGTCACGGATGCCACTCGTCCTGCCAAGCGGGCGGCTCGACGTGCGACGGCCCGTTCGGTCGTTCCTGCCGAGCCGACGCGCTGGCCCCGCGGGCCGCCAGCCGTGTAGTTCTGGAGCTGCCACTCCTCGGGATGAGCCCAGATGGCGCTGACTGTGACCCCACGCCCGGAAGATCGGTTGATGACATGCGTGACCTCAGGGCGGGGGGACCAGCCAGCGCTCTTGCGAGGCACCTCTTGAACGAGTAGCCAGCCAATCGGCGCTCGGAGATCCCCCGGCTCCTCCCGCCATGTGACATCCTCGGGCGGCCCATCGTCTGCGTACCGCCACACTTGCAGACTTCGTGAGCTCAGAACGGTGGAGAGCGCGTACTCACAAGTCTCCGCGACACCGCATTGCGGGCGCCTCGATAGTCCGCGCGCGACGAGGTCGTCAGATGCGCTGCGATGGCCGGTCGCTGCGCTGGCTCCAGAAATAGTTAATGGCACGGTGTCGGTGTCGACGAGAACGTCAAGAATCTCCCCGTAGGGGTCCTCCAAGGCCGTACGAAGCCGACACGCCCGGCCCCGGCTGGGGATTAGAGGAAGCACATCTCCATCGTGTACCTGCCAACCGGCAGTATTGGACTCGCCACACCCGAGAAGCGTGGCCGTATGACCGGACGCCGTACAGCGGAACGGTCGGGCATGCCACCTTTGACGAACGAGACTGAGGGAAGCACCCTTGCCCCTGTCCACGCCGTCGCTAAGCCTACCCACACATAACCAGACCTACAACGTCAGCGGTGGCTCCGCGACTGCGACGAGTGGTCAGGTGCTGCAGTACACCGTCTCCGGCGTCGACACGGACACGGTTCGTATCGTCCTGGCTGACGCTGACCAGGTGACCACGAACCCCGACAACGGTGTCGTGACCTTCAAGGGGACCAACCCTGGTGGTACCGGCAACACGGCCACGCTGGCCAGCACTAACACCGCGACCATCACGGTGGTCAATGGCAACGTAGGGCCGGCGGCGGACAACACTGAGGCCAACGGCTCTGACGGGACTGTCACGTTCAGCGTGAAGACGGCCACCGGGAACTTCGTCCCGGTTGTCTACTCCGAGGCAGACGGCAACCAGAGCCTCTCGCTGAACGCCGACGGGACCCCGAAGGAGTCGTTCGGCGTCGCGCAGGAGACCGACATTGTCGGCGCTGAGCCTGCGACGGGCGCCATCACGGGACCGCAGACGGTATCCACGGTCAACAAGGCTGCCGACTTCTTCGAGACCAACACCGACGCGGTGTCCTACTACTACGACAGCAACGACGTGTTCCAGGTCCGCAATGGCTCCACGGGCGCATACACCACCGTGACCATGGCGCAGTTCGAGAACGCACTGTCTGTGGGCGACACGCTGGATGGCCTGTTCTACAACGACACCCCGTCCGGCCAGTCCACGTTCCAGCTCAGCGACACCTCGCCGGCCGCACCGGCTTCGGTTTCGGCCACTCCGAACACCACCAAGGGTGGCGTCGCCGTGACGTTCCCCGAGTCGGACACTGGATCGGTGGCGTCGTACAACGTTTACCGGGCAACGGCAACGCAGCCGACGATTACTGGTGGGTCAGTGACCTGCCCGGCGACCACCGGCGACGCCTACAGCAAGGTGGGCTCGGTGACCGACGACAACACTGGGCCGTACACGTTCAACGACACCACGGCTCCTGCGACGCCGACCGGTTCGACGACGGGTCCGGAGTACTGCTACTACGTCACCTCGGTGGACCAGGGTGGTGAGGAGAGCGCTCCAAGCACCGCCTCGAACCACACCACGTCCGCTGCGGCTCCGACCGCCAACGGTGCGCCGGAGTTCAAGAGCGGGTCGGTGAGCGCGGCCGCCGACACGACGGTGAAGGTCGTCTACAGCGAGAACGTGGACGCCGGCACGGTGGACAACGGTGACTTCAAGGTGACCTTCACTCCGGCGGGCCAGAGCACCACCTACAGAGGGACGGTGACTGCGCACTCGGTCACTGCTGACACGGTGACGCTCACGGTGGACTGGACCGGGACCGGGGCACCAACCCCGACTACCGGCGACACGTTCATCGTCTACGCCCAGACGGGCACCGACAGCAACACGGTGGGCGACACCGACACGCCGCAGCAGTTCCAGTCGGCGAGCGACGCGGTGCAGCTGGTCGAAGGTCCGTGACGATTCGGTAGCCAACCGATTCTGATCAACTGAACAAGGCAGGAGCCCCGGTCCTCTTCGGAGGCCCGGGGCTTCTGTTTTGCCCGAGCGCAAGCTGGCGCTGCGGCGGCTGCCGGCTCTCGGCTGCTGCACCCTGACCTTCGAACATCACCGAGACTAGGCTCCGGACGGAGTTTCGGTCGGGCTCTCTATGCACGGCAGTTCGAGATTCGCTCGAACGATCCAAAGCCCGATCTTCGACTCTCGAACCGCAAGCATCCGCCTGGCGACTTGTTTCGGGGGCCGGTCAGAGCTCTTGCGCTTCCGGGCGCGCGAGAGTCCGCTGAAACTCTGCGGCAGGCATCGCCTTGGATATAGCGTGCATTACGCACGCATGCCCCCCGAATCCACTAGGTCATCCCTTGTCCTCTTCAGATCGAAAGCGCCGTAGGCGCATTCCTGCCCTGTTGGCGTCAGCCGGCACCATGCTGGCCTGCTTCGCCTTCATCCCACCCAGCGTCGCGGCGCCTGCTTCCTCACCAGTGCGCGTGCCAGCCAAGCCCGTGTGGGGCGAGATGGCGTACAACACGACCGACTACTTGACGCCGAACCAGAGCGACGAGGTGGTGTCTGGTGGTGCTGCGCTCGGCGACGGTGCGCACTTCTTCACGACCGGCTCAGATTCGAGTGTCGTGGAGCTGTACCGAAGCACAGCGCTCGACGGCACGAAGCTCTCAGCACTGAACGCGCTGTCGTTTTCCACCTTCGCGGCCGCTGCCGGATCGGGCTCTGGCCTGAAGCAGCCGGCGTACCTGCGGCTGACCTTGGACACCGACAATGATGGCGCGGGCGACCAGTCACTGTTCTACGAGCCCGCCTACAACGGCACGGTCACCGATGGCGTGTGGCAGTCCTGGGATGCCACGGCGATC
This window encodes:
- a CDS encoding PIN domain-containing protein, which translates into the protein MATRLDHEPPRPSLDDLLTDAIKSYLRDAAVSRSGVDLLAQPARPVVVDANRLRGEIRALARNGYDTALVTLARTGFLHLFAAQHVFDEAEEHLDRWARETGTPLPAYRAAWVSKLRPLINEVSFSRELLTRDELARIEMLDRPHPLGDPDDVPTAIAAMVLAAPLLSGDQKALAAVYGPTCDTAKHDAYRDALFGGGRVLVLSQMGLVSLMLLQLLGGLGAVGIRTVGARTGALPLALTAA